The Haloplanus sp. CK5-1 genome contains a region encoding:
- a CDS encoding oligosaccharyl transferase, archaeosortase A system-associated, whose amino-acid sequence MSDDQSQGSSSVADLFFDWYHVPALVAVVAGMLAIRLQEYDTFVRDGEVYFSGNDAWYHLRQVEYAVQNWPFTMPFDPWTNFPYGTHAAQFGTLYDQLIATAALVVGLGSPSGELIAKTLLVAPAVFGALVALPTYAVGKRLAGRVAGLFGAVVLLLLPGQFLQRSLVGFADHNIAEPLFQTIAVLALMVAVGVAVREKPIWELVLDRDVEALREPFLWSALAGVAVALYMWVWPPGVLLVGIFGTYLIYQLVSDYTTGGTPEPVAFVGVVSMVVAAILMLLKFEEMSFSPTDFGLLQPAVATGVAGGAAFMAGLARVFDDRDIDRSYYPAAVVGILAAAAAVVAVVLPSLFGTIQNNALRFIGFSATAGLRTISEAQPYLAPDILERNRMTATGRIMADYGFALFTGVVAIIWLIAKPLVRDGETERVGYAVGSLFVLGLLFLVPGPFRALADSLGIVSELIGVALVALILFGATLQTNYDAEKLLFVIWAAFITSAAFTQVRFNYYLAPIVAVANAYLIGQILSYLDLRSGTLDTVRDLKGYQVIAVLAAAMLIITPVLLVPMSVRGTGNPQIDRSDTAWQAGQQAGIGAVTEWEGSLEWMESNTPAPGTFGGASNGMEYYGTYDRTDDYDYPAGAYGVQSWWDYGHWITLQSERIPNANPFQQGATDAANYLLAPNESAAQDALGERDEEAAGTRYVMVDWQMVHPQSKFGAPVTFYDESDVSSSDFYGPVYTSNLRGAFQLRTQRYYESQMVRLYAYHGSSMDPEPIVVDWEERRVQTQSGEELTVRTGPQGEDQSMVRQFGNLSAARTYVEEDGTAQVGGVGHYPSERVPALEHYRLVKVSESSAVNQSGRYQRLQRQEFAVTGVPPSSQTLYEPSWVKTFEKVPGATVTADGLPANISVRATVPMRVPATNETFSYTQETRTNEDGELSMTLPYATTGYDEYGPENGYTNVSVRAAGPYMIQSSLANDNGSIVQYQSEIQIEEGRVNGDVSGEREVTLEETNPLQNISLGGGNESSESIEPIEPTETRPTGATGASGDTGDDTTAGPTASSHDAPTAAAVARSEN is encoded by the coding sequence ATGAGCGACGATCAGAGTCAGGGGTCCTCCTCCGTCGCAGACCTCTTTTTCGACTGGTATCACGTCCCCGCGCTCGTCGCCGTCGTCGCGGGGATGCTCGCCATTCGCCTCCAAGAGTACGACACGTTCGTCCGGGACGGCGAGGTGTACTTCTCCGGCAACGACGCCTGGTACCACCTCCGTCAGGTCGAGTACGCGGTGCAGAACTGGCCGTTCACGATGCCGTTCGACCCGTGGACGAACTTCCCGTACGGGACCCACGCGGCACAGTTCGGGACGCTGTACGACCAGTTGATCGCCACCGCGGCGCTGGTCGTCGGCCTCGGGAGTCCCTCGGGAGAGCTGATCGCCAAGACGCTGCTGGTCGCCCCTGCGGTGTTCGGGGCGCTGGTCGCACTCCCGACGTACGCCGTCGGGAAGCGCCTCGCGGGACGGGTCGCCGGCCTCTTCGGGGCCGTCGTCCTCCTCCTCCTCCCGGGACAGTTCCTCCAGCGGAGCCTCGTCGGCTTCGCCGACCACAACATCGCCGAACCGCTCTTCCAGACGATCGCGGTGCTGGCGCTGATGGTCGCGGTCGGGGTCGCAGTCCGGGAGAAACCCATCTGGGAACTCGTCCTCGACCGCGACGTGGAGGCGCTCCGCGAACCCTTCCTGTGGAGCGCGCTCGCGGGCGTCGCCGTCGCCCTCTACATGTGGGTGTGGCCGCCGGGCGTCCTGCTGGTCGGCATCTTCGGGACGTATCTCATCTACCAACTCGTCAGCGACTACACCACCGGCGGGACCCCCGAACCGGTCGCGTTCGTCGGCGTCGTCTCGATGGTGGTCGCGGCGATCCTGATGCTTCTCAAGTTCGAGGAGATGAGCTTCAGTCCGACGGACTTCGGCCTCCTCCAGCCCGCCGTCGCGACCGGCGTCGCCGGCGGCGCGGCGTTCATGGCCGGGTTGGCGCGGGTGTTCGACGACCGCGATATCGACCGCTCGTACTACCCCGCGGCCGTCGTGGGAATCCTCGCCGCCGCCGCCGCCGTCGTGGCCGTCGTCCTCCCGTCGCTGTTCGGGACGATCCAGAACAATGCCCTCCGATTCATTGGCTTCAGCGCCACCGCGGGACTCCGGACCATCTCCGAGGCCCAACCCTACCTCGCCCCGGACATCCTCGAACGGAACCGCATGACCGCCACCGGGCGCATCATGGCAGACTACGGCTTTGCCCTCTTCACCGGCGTCGTAGCCATCATCTGGCTGATCGCGAAACCGCTGGTGCGCGACGGCGAGACCGAACGGGTCGGCTACGCGGTCGGGAGCCTCTTCGTTCTGGGCTTACTCTTCCTCGTCCCCGGCCCCTTCCGGGCGCTGGCCGACAGCCTGGGTATCGTCTCCGAACTCATCGGCGTCGCGCTGGTGGCGCTGATCCTGTTCGGGGCGACCCTCCAGACGAACTACGACGCGGAGAAACTCCTGTTCGTGATCTGGGCGGCCTTCATCACGTCGGCGGCGTTCACGCAGGTGCGGTTCAACTACTACCTCGCGCCCATCGTCGCCGTCGCGAACGCCTACCTGATCGGCCAGATCCTCTCGTATCTCGACTTGCGCTCCGGCACGCTCGATACGGTCCGCGACTTGAAGGGATACCAAGTCATCGCGGTGCTCGCGGCCGCGATGCTGATCATCACGCCGGTGTTGCTCGTCCCGATGAGCGTTCGCGGCACCGGCAACCCGCAGATAGACCGGAGCGACACCGCGTGGCAGGCGGGCCAACAGGCCGGCATCGGCGCGGTCACGGAGTGGGAGGGCTCGCTCGAGTGGATGGAGTCGAACACCCCTGCCCCCGGGACGTTCGGCGGAGCGAGCAACGGGATGGAGTACTACGGCACCTACGACCGAACCGACGACTACGACTACCCGGCCGGGGCCTACGGCGTGCAGTCGTGGTGGGACTACGGGCACTGGATCACCCTACAGAGCGAGCGCATTCCGAACGCCAACCCGTTCCAGCAGGGCGCGACCGACGCGGCGAACTACCTGCTCGCCCCCAACGAGTCGGCCGCACAGGACGCCCTCGGTGAACGCGACGAGGAGGCCGCCGGGACGCGATACGTGATGGTCGACTGGCAGATGGTCCACCCCCAGTCCAAGTTCGGCGCGCCGGTGACGTTCTACGACGAGTCGGACGTCTCGTCGTCGGACTTCTACGGACCGGTGTACACCAGCAACCTCCGTGGGGCGTTCCAGTTGCGCACCCAGCGCTACTACGAGAGTCAGATGGTTCGGCTATACGCCTACCACGGGAGTAGCATGGATCCCGAACCTATCGTCGTCGACTGGGAGGAGCGACGGGTCCAGACACAGAGCGGTGAGGAACTCACCGTCCGAACCGGACCGCAAGGCGAGGATCAGTCGATGGTTCGGCAGTTCGGTAACCTGTCGGCCGCACGAACCTACGTCGAGGAGGACGGAACCGCCCAAGTGGGCGGCGTCGGCCACTATCCGTCGGAGCGCGTGCCCGCACTGGAGCACTACCGGCTGGTGAAAGTGAGCGAGTCCTCGGCCGTCAACCAGTCCGGACGGTACCAGCGTCTCCAACGCCAAGAGTTCGCGGTGACGGGTGTCCCGCCGTCCAGCCAGACGCTCTACGAGCCGTCGTGGGTGAAGACCTTCGAGAAGGTGCCCGGTGCGACGGTCACGGCCGACGGACTCCCCGCGAACATCTCGGTCCGGGCGACGGTGCCGATGCGCGTTCCGGCGACGAACGAGACGTTCAGCTACACCCAAGAGACGAGGACGAACGAGGACGGGGAGCTCTCGATGACGCTCCCGTACGCCACGACCGGCTACGACGAGTACGGGCCCGAGAACGGCTACACCAACGTGAGCGTCCGGGCCGCCGGGCCGTACATGATCCAGTCGTCGCTCGCCAACGACAACGGGTCGATCGTCCAGTACCAGTCCGAGATCCAGATCGAGGAGGGGCGGGTCAACGGCGACGTCTCCGGCGAGCGTGAGGTGACGCTCGAAGAGACCAACCCGCTCCAGAACATCTCCCTCGGCGGCGGGAACGAGTCGTCGGAGTCGATCGAACCGATCGAACCGACCGAGACGCGACCCACCGGAGCGACGGGCGCTTCGGGTGACACCGGCGACGACACCACGGCCGGCCCGACCGCGTCGTCGCACGATGCCCCGACCGCGGCGGCCGTCGCCCGATCGGAGAACTGA
- the aglG gene encoding glucosyl-dolichyl phosphate glucuronosyltransferase — protein MQVSVVVCTYAMDRYDAFTEAVESVLAQTYDPIEVVLVVDGNPEVYERVREDFCEREHVVCHNNDENRGISYSRTKGAELASGDIVAFIDDDAAAEPDWVSNLVDIYENTDAIAVGGDVKPDWQTEKPDFFPEEFYWLVGCVEPGFAEDGEEVRNTYGSNISYRREQFLEVGGYDPNTGRKGDKHLQAHEAPVGIRLLKEYGKGMVFTEDAVVHHKLFDYRGEFGWLVSRSFWQGYSKRVMDLLYPDAPDDKSAYLKQLLTHFVPKRVKELVRSPSRAEVKQLLSIFVFTGAVGLGYLYAILTPNVVEKANA, from the coding sequence ATGCAGGTGTCGGTCGTCGTCTGTACGTACGCGATGGATCGGTACGACGCGTTCACCGAGGCCGTCGAGAGCGTCCTCGCACAGACGTACGACCCCATCGAGGTCGTCCTCGTCGTCGACGGGAACCCCGAAGTCTACGAGCGCGTACGCGAAGACTTCTGTGAACGCGAGCATGTCGTCTGCCACAACAACGACGAGAACCGGGGAATCTCCTACTCGCGGACGAAGGGGGCTGAGCTTGCGAGCGGCGACATCGTTGCGTTCATCGACGACGACGCGGCGGCGGAGCCGGACTGGGTGTCGAATCTGGTCGACATCTACGAGAACACCGACGCGATTGCAGTTGGCGGGGACGTGAAGCCGGACTGGCAGACTGAGAAACCGGACTTCTTCCCGGAGGAGTTCTACTGGCTGGTTGGCTGCGTGGAGCCCGGATTCGCTGAGGATGGCGAGGAAGTCCGGAACACGTATGGGTCGAACATCTCCTACCGGCGGGAGCAGTTTCTGGAAGTCGGTGGCTACGACCCGAATACCGGGCGAAAGGGCGACAAGCACCTACAGGCGCATGAGGCGCCCGTTGGGATTCGGCTATTGAAGGAGTACGGGAAAGGGATGGTGTTCACCGAGGACGCCGTGGTTCATCACAAGCTCTTCGACTACCGCGGGGAGTTCGGGTGGTTGGTATCGCGGTCGTTCTGGCAGGGGTACTCCAAGCGCGTGATGGACTTGTTGTATCCAGATGCGCCCGACGACAAGAGCGCGTATCTTAAGCAGCTGTTGACGCACTTCGTCCCGAAACGCGTGAAGGAGCTAGTTCGGTCGCCATCGAGAGCTGAAGTGAAGCAGCTGCTCTCGATTTTCGTGTTCACGGGGGCTGTCGGGCTCGGGTACCTGTACGCGATTCTGACCCCGAACGTCGTGGAGAAGGCTAACGCTTAG
- the aglF gene encoding UTP--glucose-1-phosphate uridylyltransferase AglF, whose protein sequence is MQAVVLAAGEGTRLRPLTENKPKGMVEVAGKPILTHCFEQLVELGAEKLVVVVGYRKQDIISHYGDEFEGIPITYTHQREQKGLAHALLCAEEHIDHDFMLMLGDNVFSANLDDVVRRQKEDRADAAFLVEEVPYEEASRYGVCDTNKYGEIEEVIEKPDDPPSNLVMTGFYTFTPAIFHACKLVQPSGRDEYEISDAIDLLIHSGRTIDAIGLEGWRIDIGYPEDRDEAEKRLQEKRDTEDSLEAES, encoded by the coding sequence ATGCAAGCAGTAGTTCTTGCCGCTGGAGAGGGCACACGACTTCGTCCACTCACGGAAAATAAACCGAAAGGGATGGTCGAAGTCGCGGGGAAACCGATTCTTACACACTGTTTTGAACAGCTCGTCGAGCTCGGCGCCGAAAAACTCGTCGTCGTCGTCGGCTATCGAAAACAGGATATTATCAGCCACTACGGCGATGAGTTCGAAGGAATCCCAATTACGTATACACATCAGCGCGAACAGAAGGGGCTCGCTCACGCCCTTCTCTGTGCGGAGGAACATATTGACCACGACTTCATGCTAATGCTCGGGGACAACGTCTTCTCCGCGAATCTTGACGATGTCGTCCGGCGCCAGAAGGAAGACCGTGCAGACGCAGCGTTCCTAGTTGAGGAGGTTCCCTACGAGGAGGCATCACGATACGGTGTCTGTGACACGAACAAGTATGGTGAAATCGAAGAAGTCATCGAAAAACCGGACGACCCACCCTCGAATCTCGTGATGACCGGATTCTATACGTTTACACCAGCAATTTTCCACGCTTGCAAGCTCGTACAACCATCCGGTCGGGATGAGTACGAGATTAGCGACGCTATCGATCTACTCATTCATTCGGGCCGGACGATCGACGCTATTGGTTTGGAGGGATGGCGTATTGATATTGGTTACCCGGAGGACCGTGACGAAGCTGAGAAACGCCTTCAAGAGAAACGGGACACTGAAGATTCGCTTGAAGCGGAATCCTAA
- a CDS encoding glycosyltransferase — translation MDALFITAGDRTQASSRLRVYELLPHLEEAGISTESIAVPQFKSGLDGLWMRSTFASNILWKVLRNDIVFVQKIRFPTWFTQILSKISSTLIYDFDDAIHLAPPGKDVGQDDIRQHNTLIEKSDLTIAGSRELVEYARQYTDEVKCLHTGIPRKKYEQHQNISDLDEDSILLGWVGNPENLHYLSDVEREISEVLERHDNLSLRIITAGTLPIRPFKDREGEDVEYVEWTLDSALADLAEVDIGLRPLRDDEWTRSKGGFTSIVECLALGVPVVATPVSLVKYLIRNRDNGFLAGSPNEWGIILSNIAENPSEIYQMSQEAIKTVSSWRFWTEDTAKGLINIINEEIKKE, via the coding sequence ATGGACGCTCTATTTATTACAGCTGGGGATCGAACGCAAGCCAGTTCTCGTTTACGCGTCTACGAACTTCTCCCCCATCTCGAGGAGGCCGGGATTTCGACTGAATCAATAGCAGTTCCACAGTTCAAGAGTGGATTAGATGGCTTATGGATGCGGTCTACCTTTGCGTCAAACATCTTGTGGAAGGTGCTGCGGAACGATATTGTATTCGTACAAAAGATTAGGTTTCCAACATGGTTTACTCAGATTTTGTCTAAAATATCTTCGACTCTAATTTATGACTTTGATGATGCGATTCATCTCGCACCACCTGGTAAAGACGTAGGCCAGGATGATATTCGCCAGCACAACACTCTGATTGAGAAAAGCGACTTGACCATCGCCGGAAGCCGGGAACTGGTAGAGTATGCTCGGCAGTATACTGACGAAGTGAAGTGCCTGCATACTGGAATCCCGCGCAAGAAGTACGAGCAGCATCAAAATATCAGCGATTTAGACGAAGACTCGATATTACTAGGGTGGGTCGGGAATCCGGAAAATCTTCACTACCTATCTGATGTTGAGAGGGAAATATCCGAGGTATTAGAACGTCACGATAACTTGTCTCTTCGGATTATTACCGCAGGTACGCTTCCGATTCGTCCGTTCAAAGACAGAGAAGGCGAAGACGTAGAATATGTTGAGTGGACTCTTGACTCGGCATTAGCAGACCTTGCAGAGGTTGATATCGGTTTGAGACCGCTTCGAGACGATGAGTGGACTCGGTCTAAGGGCGGATTTACATCTATTGTCGAATGTCTCGCGCTTGGGGTACCTGTAGTCGCCACTCCTGTCAGTTTAGTCAAATATCTTATTCGGAACCGGGATAATGGGTTTTTAGCGGGGTCACCAAATGAATGGGGAATAATCCTTTCGAATATTGCGGAAAATCCAAGTGAGATTTACCAGATGTCTCAGGAAGCTATTAAGACTGTCTCAAGCTGGCGGTTTTGGACAGAAGATACAGCTAAAGGCCTCATCAACATTATAAATGAGGAAATAAAAAAGGAATAG
- a CDS encoding glycosyltransferase domain-containing protein gives MGSEIQKEKLVVYTAIFGDYDILMEPKGVPDEVDLVCFTDNPNLQTNKWEIRVVSEELTPAMSNRKIKILPHRYLSDYDYSIYIDGNVHIVDDVSELASKYLSKYPLVVPPHPKRDCVYDEAEVCIQSGKADEKPMREMMNRYSADGFPQNFGLSENNVILREHHDDDVQSLMNEWWEEVRNGPGRDQLSLPYVLWRNEHKLHKLDFIPRTHGQYFIFYPHRESGTKLFWIPYIRITTRFSKPVERRVAGLIGDAVHAQRSGGISELANKTVRILLEKVSPQ, from the coding sequence ATGGGTTCCGAAATCCAGAAAGAAAAGTTGGTAGTCTATACTGCTATCTTCGGCGATTATGATATTCTCATGGAACCAAAAGGAGTGCCTGATGAAGTCGATCTAGTCTGTTTCACGGATAACCCAAACCTTCAGACCAACAAGTGGGAAATCCGCGTCGTCAGCGAGGAACTGACACCCGCGATGAGCAATCGTAAAATCAAGATTCTCCCGCATCGGTATCTCTCAGACTACGACTACAGCATCTACATTGATGGAAACGTTCATATTGTCGACGACGTGAGCGAGCTTGCGTCAAAATACCTATCAAAATACCCGCTCGTTGTACCACCCCATCCCAAACGAGACTGTGTATACGACGAAGCGGAGGTATGTATTCAATCGGGGAAAGCTGACGAGAAGCCGATGCGAGAGATGATGAATCGGTACTCCGCGGACGGATTCCCTCAAAATTTCGGCCTGTCCGAAAACAACGTTATTCTGCGTGAACACCACGATGATGACGTACAGAGCTTGATGAATGAATGGTGGGAGGAAGTTCGCAACGGACCAGGTCGTGACCAGCTTTCACTTCCCTACGTGCTCTGGAGGAATGAGCACAAACTCCACAAATTGGACTTCATCCCTCGAACCCATGGCCAATATTTTATATTCTACCCACACAGAGAGTCAGGAACCAAACTATTCTGGATTCCGTATATTCGGATAACAACTAGGTTTAGCAAGCCTGTTGAGCGACGAGTTGCGGGACTCATCGGCGACGCCGTACATGCTCAACGAAGTGGTGGAATTAGCGAACTGGCAAACAAAACTGTTAGGATTCTTTTGGAGAAGGTCTCTCCGCAATAG
- a CDS encoding glycosyltransferase, with the protein MSVRDELSVLHLTTSEEVFFDQQIESLRERGVNCTVLVVPGQEQIDGNMGNQRGPSEYIRFLFQVRSELKQGDYDIVHANYGLTAPHAVMLSDIPVVLTLWGSDVVGLDGAITKLFAWRCDAVTVRSEEMKGLLGHSDAYILPSGIDMDKFYPIDRDEAREEAGWDQEGYHVLFPYSPEYERKRFPLAESIVEAASERLGQEITLHSLSGVPHEKMVYYMNAADALLLTSRHEGSPNTVKEALACNIPVVSTNVGDVEERLVDVFPSAVGSNEEELVEGLIEVIRDGGRSNGRETVREISWENIGARIMNIYKDVLSQHGISIAERPSPKES; encoded by the coding sequence ATGAGTGTACGAGACGAGCTCAGCGTTCTTCATCTGACGACATCTGAGGAAGTTTTCTTCGATCAGCAGATCGAGTCTCTGAGAGAACGTGGCGTCAATTGTACAGTTCTTGTTGTTCCCGGTCAGGAACAAATTGATGGAAATATGGGAAACCAGCGTGGGCCAAGTGAATATATCCGCTTCCTATTTCAGGTGCGCTCAGAACTCAAACAGGGAGACTACGATATTGTACACGCAAACTATGGCCTGACAGCACCACACGCGGTGATGTTGTCCGATATTCCGGTTGTTTTGACTCTCTGGGGATCGGACGTCGTTGGGCTAGATGGAGCTATCACGAAATTATTCGCCTGGAGATGTGACGCAGTTACAGTTCGCAGTGAAGAGATGAAAGGGCTGCTCGGGCATTCGGACGCCTATATTCTCCCCAGTGGGATAGATATGGATAAATTCTATCCGATTGATAGAGATGAAGCGCGAGAAGAAGCAGGCTGGGATCAAGAAGGTTACCACGTTCTATTTCCGTATTCACCAGAGTACGAGCGTAAACGGTTTCCCCTCGCAGAATCCATCGTCGAGGCCGCAAGTGAGAGGTTAGGCCAAGAAATCACACTACACTCTTTATCAGGAGTTCCTCATGAGAAGATGGTTTACTACATGAATGCTGCAGATGCCTTGCTACTAACCTCTCGGCACGAAGGGTCACCCAACACCGTCAAGGAAGCGCTAGCATGCAATATCCCGGTTGTGTCTACGAATGTTGGTGACGTTGAAGAACGCCTCGTTGACGTTTTTCCTTCTGCAGTAGGTTCAAATGAAGAAGAGCTTGTGGAAGGCCTGATTGAGGTAATTCGGGATGGCGGTCGCTCAAATGGCCGTGAGACGGTCCGAGAAATTAGCTGGGAGAATATCGGTGCCAGAATTATGAATATTTACAAGGATGTTCTGTCACAGCACGGAATTTCTATTGCGGAGAGACCTTCTCCAAAAGAATCCTAA
- a CDS encoding GDP-mannose 4,6-dehydratase, whose protein sequence is MDVLVTGGAGFIGSHLAARLLQENHHVVILDNLDPYYDLDLKKRNLGRCRQISEKNLDFVEGSITDSTLVSDVLSEHNIDVIYHEAAKAGVRSSVENPIAYETNNVEGTLKILQAAEKHDVNRLIHASSSSVYGVPDYLPYDEEHPNRPKSPYAVTKLSSEHYCNVFNDLHNISTINLRHFTVYGPRMRPNMAISNFVSRCLNGQPPIIYGDGKQTRDFTYISDIVDANLSLLNSDTADGETMNIGSNDNISIWELAEYVVEETGADVEIVHKPAKEADSRHTHADISKAQDNIGYEPSYDIREGVRQFINWYESNREWYEPLVMKS, encoded by the coding sequence ATGGATGTTCTAGTAACTGGAGGTGCCGGCTTCATCGGCTCCCATCTCGCAGCTCGCCTTCTTCAAGAGAACCATCATGTAGTTATTTTAGATAATCTTGACCCATATTATGACTTGGATTTGAAAAAAAGAAACCTGGGCCGATGCCGCCAAATATCGGAAAAGAATTTGGATTTCGTTGAGGGTTCTATCACTGACTCGACGCTTGTTTCAGATGTGCTCTCCGAACATAATATTGATGTTATATACCATGAGGCCGCGAAGGCTGGCGTCCGGTCAAGCGTAGAGAACCCGATCGCCTATGAAACGAATAATGTTGAAGGGACACTGAAGATCCTTCAGGCCGCTGAGAAACACGACGTAAACCGTCTAATCCACGCATCCTCGTCCTCTGTATATGGGGTCCCGGACTACCTTCCATACGACGAAGAACACCCAAACCGACCTAAAAGCCCCTACGCAGTTACTAAACTTTCAAGCGAGCACTATTGCAACGTATTTAATGATTTGCATAATATATCAACAATAAATCTCCGCCACTTTACTGTTTATGGCCCGCGTATGCGGCCCAATATGGCCATTTCGAATTTTGTGTCCCGCTGTCTCAACGGCCAACCCCCAATTATCTATGGCGACGGCAAACAAACACGTGATTTCACATACATTAGTGATATCGTCGATGCTAATCTATCCCTTCTTAATTCGGATACTGCCGATGGAGAGACGATGAATATTGGCTCAAATGACAACATCTCGATTTGGGAACTTGCTGAGTACGTTGTAGAAGAAACAGGAGCGGACGTAGAGATTGTCCACAAACCAGCGAAGGAAGCGGATTCTCGCCATACACACGCAGATATTTCAAAAGCACAAGATAACATCGGATACGAACCAAGTTACGATATCAGGGAAGGCGTTCGGCAGTTCATTAACTGGTACGAATCAAATCGTGAGTGGTACGAACCCCTCGTGATGAAATCCTGA
- a CDS encoding dTDP-4-dehydrorhamnose 3,5-epimerase family protein, protein MAQINGVRVRDLQVNADERGHLVEVFREDWDEYDPEPAMSYYSMTYPGITRAWHRHHRGQIDHFVCPKGRIKVGVYDDREDSQTQGELNTFVIGEHNQKVIRIPGECWHGFKAIGEDPAFLINFPSNLYDYEDPDEERLPYDTDKIPLDWDKEPSG, encoded by the coding sequence ATGGCTCAAATTAACGGTGTGAGAGTTCGCGATCTACAAGTGAACGCTGACGAACGCGGTCATCTTGTCGAAGTATTTCGTGAGGACTGGGACGAGTACGATCCCGAGCCCGCGATGTCCTACTATTCAATGACGTATCCGGGTATAACGCGCGCCTGGCACCGCCATCACCGTGGCCAAATTGATCACTTTGTCTGTCCAAAGGGACGCATCAAGGTCGGCGTCTACGACGACCGTGAAGATTCACAAACTCAGGGCGAACTAAATACCTTCGTTATTGGTGAGCACAATCAGAAAGTGATTCGCATTCCGGGAGAGTGCTGGCATGGATTCAAAGCAATTGGTGAGGACCCTGCGTTCCTTATTAACTTCCCGTCGAACCTCTACGACTACGAGGACCCCGATGAGGAACGCCTCCCATACGATACAGACAAAATACCTTTGGACTGGGACAAGGAACCGAGCGGGTAG
- a CDS encoding glucose-1-phosphate thymidylyltransferase, producing the protein MKGVLLSGGTGSRLRPITHTGPKQLVPVANKPVLEYAIEDLKAAGITEIGVILGNKGREEIQELLGDGSQYGVDITYIVQGNPLGLAHAAGCARDFVGDDDFVMYLGDNILKSGVTELVESFEAGDYGAGIALQEVENPQAFGIADIDDEGNVTQLIEKPDHPPTNLALIGMYVFSPAVFDAIDDLEPSWRGELEITDAIQDLLEDGYEIDSHVVTGWWKDTGKPEDILEANRLVLEDKELTTAGVIEDGATTDGRIELAESAVIEDGAVVRGPVSIAENTTIKSGTYIGPYTSVGANSTLENIHLENSVVIGDSTITASGRIVDSLLGRNADVESADNLLPEGRRLVVGENSQLKL; encoded by the coding sequence ATGAAAGGAGTACTTCTCTCGGGGGGAACCGGCTCGCGGCTTCGCCCAATCACGCACACTGGCCCGAAGCAGCTCGTACCGGTCGCGAACAAACCCGTCCTCGAGTACGCTATTGAGGACCTCAAGGCAGCCGGCATCACCGAGATTGGCGTCATTCTCGGGAACAAGGGCCGCGAGGAAATCCAAGAGCTTCTGGGTGACGGCTCGCAGTACGGCGTCGATATCACGTACATCGTCCAGGGGAACCCGCTCGGGCTCGCGCACGCAGCGGGCTGTGCGCGGGACTTCGTCGGTGACGATGACTTCGTAATGTACCTCGGTGATAACATCCTCAAGTCCGGCGTTACCGAACTCGTCGAGAGCTTCGAAGCCGGTGACTATGGTGCGGGCATCGCGCTCCAGGAAGTCGAGAATCCGCAGGCGTTCGGAATCGCGGACATCGACGATGAGGGCAACGTCACCCAGCTCATCGAGAAGCCGGACCACCCACCAACGAATCTCGCGCTCATTGGCATGTACGTGTTCTCGCCGGCGGTCTTCGATGCGATTGACGACCTCGAACCGTCCTGGCGGGGCGAACTCGAGATTACGGATGCGATTCAGGACTTGCTCGAGGACGGCTACGAGATCGACTCGCACGTCGTGACGGGCTGGTGGAAGGATACCGGGAAACCCGAGGACATCCTCGAAGCCAACCGCCTAGTCCTTGAGGACAAGGAGCTGACAACCGCGGGCGTTATCGAGGATGGCGCGACGACCGACGGCCGCATTGAGCTCGCCGAGTCCGCAGTTATTGAGGATGGCGCGGTTGTCCGTGGGCCGGTTTCGATTGCGGAGAACACGACTATCAAAAGCGGGACGTACATCGGGCCATACACGTCAGTTGGCGCGAACTCTACGCTGGAGAACATTCACCTTGAGAATAGCGTGGTTATCGGCGATTCGACGATTACTGCTTCCGGCCGCATCGTTGACAGTCTCCTCGGCCGGAATGCGGACGTCGAGAGTGCCGACAACCTCCTTCCTGAAGGCCGGCGACTCGTCGTCGGTGAGAACTCCCAACTCAAACTCTAA